The Candidatus Neomarinimicrobiota bacterium genome has a segment encoding these proteins:
- a CDS encoding TIM-barrel domain-containing protein, giving the protein MKHISNTIAIFILLFAININLAQEYDPVADTDAIVISDNVRFTVLTPRVIRMEWAEDGVFEDHATLVFINRKLPVPDFKKLTQNGWLSIETDAFNLKYKLGSGKFADNNLQIKFTVDGTNKLWRPGTENRGNLSGTARTLDGYDGNINYRTKEEIDLGQGIISKDGWVLIDDSERPIFDNSEWPWVMPRPEKEKQDLYFFCYGFDYKTALNDFINIAGKIALPPKYVFGAWWSRYWEYTDWELRELIQEFEIHDVPLDVLVVDMDWHITTKPEWYQNGEKIQDQAGQWAGWTGFTWNRNYFPDPNEFLKWTDKNGLRVCMNLHPASGIQPHEEKYQEIAKAMGIDPKTGKYVPFDIVNKDFAKSFMKIILHPMEAAGVDFWWLDWQQWSTTKIPGVNPTFYLNYVFFSDMERRNEKRSLIFHRYGGLGNHRYQIGFSGDAFINWRSLDFQPYFTATASNVGFGFWSHDIGGHMFGESNPELYTRWIQFGIFSPILRTHCTKNPRIERRIWAYPLEYFSAMRSAFHLRYSLIPYIYTAARQAYDTGISICRPMYYDYPEAEEAYAFKNQYMFGEDILVAPITRSIGNDSLFVLKEIWLPEGDWIEFCSGTVFKGGRVIKRAFALDEIPLYVREGSIIPMQPKMKRTDEKPINPLILNIFPGKTGSTSVYDDEGNNQNYKAGTYAITNVTFKKIDHEKINIRIEPVKGSFPGMLLSRAYELRLPLTLPPEEVKVNGKTIKYARDSNVNSWNYDGNELSTHIFTPESSVRRKVEVEIEFPEYDVTLLSGKKGEINKLLKFIKFLADNNWDKSKYSNDLAVHVAQTGHRISLNPDDALLEIQQFDKEWQQVLEMIETYSQEQPNYVSYLELLKTSNLK; this is encoded by the coding sequence ATGAAACACATAAGTAATACCATTGCCATATTCATACTGCTTTTTGCAATCAATATTAATCTTGCACAAGAATATGATCCAGTTGCCGATACAGATGCTATAGTTATTTCTGATAACGTTCGATTCACAGTACTAACTCCGAGAGTGATCAGGATGGAGTGGGCGGAGGACGGTGTTTTTGAAGACCATGCAACTTTAGTATTCATAAACCGGAAACTTCCTGTCCCTGATTTTAAAAAACTGACGCAAAATGGATGGCTTAGCATTGAAACCGATGCATTTAATTTAAAATATAAGCTAGGTAGCGGAAAATTTGCAGATAACAACCTTCAAATCAAATTTACTGTTGACGGGACCAATAAACTTTGGCGACCGGGAACCGAGAATCGTGGCAACTTATCAGGCACTGCCAGGACATTAGACGGGTACGATGGTAACATTAACTATCGAACGAAGGAAGAAATAGATCTGGGACAGGGGATTATTTCAAAGGACGGTTGGGTGCTAATTGATGATTCTGAAAGGCCAATCTTCGATAATTCCGAGTGGCCATGGGTGATGCCCAGACCGGAAAAAGAGAAGCAAGACTTATACTTTTTCTGCTATGGTTTTGATTATAAGACTGCCTTAAATGATTTTATAAATATTGCAGGAAAAATTGCTTTGCCACCCAAGTATGTTTTCGGTGCCTGGTGGTCGCGTTACTGGGAATACACTGATTGGGAATTACGTGAATTGATCCAAGAATTTGAAATACACGATGTGCCTTTAGACGTGCTGGTTGTGGATATGGATTGGCATATAACCACCAAACCTGAGTGGTATCAGAATGGAGAAAAGATACAGGATCAGGCCGGTCAGTGGGCAGGCTGGACTGGATTCACGTGGAATAGGAATTATTTTCCAGATCCGAATGAGTTTCTAAAATGGACCGATAAAAATGGACTCAGGGTATGCATGAATCTTCATCCTGCATCGGGAATACAACCGCATGAGGAGAAATATCAAGAAATTGCTAAGGCGATGGGTATCGATCCTAAGACCGGGAAATATGTCCCTTTTGATATTGTCAATAAAGATTTCGCAAAATCCTTCATGAAAATCATCTTACATCCTATGGAAGCCGCCGGCGTTGATTTCTGGTGGCTGGATTGGCAACAATGGAGTACAACCAAAATTCCGGGTGTAAATCCAACATTCTATCTTAACTACGTTTTCTTCAGTGATATGGAACGACGGAATGAGAAACGCTCGTTGATTTTTCACCGTTATGGCGGCCTCGGAAATCACCGATATCAAATCGGCTTTTCAGGCGATGCTTTTATCAACTGGCGTTCACTTGATTTTCAGCCATACTTTACGGCAACAGCTTCAAATGTCGGTTTTGGATTCTGGAGCCACGACATCGGCGGCCACATGTTCGGCGAAAGCAATCCTGAACTTTATACCCGCTGGATACAATTTGGCATATTCAGCCCAATCTTGCGAACACATTGCACAAAAAATCCCCGCATAGAACGCCGAATTTGGGCTTATCCATTAGAATATTTCTCTGCCATGCGCAGCGCCTTTCATCTCAGGTATTCACTCATACCTTATATCTATACTGCTGCCCGGCAAGCTTATGATACAGGCATTTCTATCTGTCGACCCATGTATTATGATTATCCTGAAGCAGAAGAAGCATATGCTTTTAAAAACCAATACATGTTTGGCGAGGACATATTGGTGGCTCCCATCACGCGTTCAATCGGCAATGACAGTCTATTTGTCTTAAAGGAAATATGGCTTCCTGAAGGCGATTGGATTGAATTTTGTTCAGGGACAGTATTTAAAGGCGGCAGGGTTATAAAGAGGGCATTTGCTTTAGACGAAATTCCATTATATGTCAGAGAAGGTTCGATAATTCCTATGCAGCCTAAAATGAAAAGAACTGACGAAAAACCAATAAATCCATTGATCCTTAATATTTTCCCAGGCAAAACAGGTTCTACCAGTGTATATGATGATGAAGGGAATAATCAGAACTATAAAGCCGGGACTTATGCCATAACAAATGTCACTTTCAAAAAAATTGACCATGAGAAAATAAACATTCGCATAGAACCTGTGAAGGGAAGCTTTCCCGGCATGTTGCTGTCCAGGGCTTACGAATTGAGGCTACCTCTTACTTTGCCACCAGAAGAGGTAAAAGTAAATGGTAAAACAATTAAATATGCGAGAGATTCCAACGTTAATTCCTGGAATTATGATGGCAATGAATTGTCAACACATATCTTTACGCCTGAATCAAGTGTCCGTCGAAAAGTCGAAGTTGAAATAGAGTTTCCTGAATATGATGTCACACTGCTTTCAGGCAAAAAGGGAGAGATAAATAAGCTCTTGAAATTCATAAAATTTTTAGCAGATAACAATTGGGACAAGTCCAAATATTCAAATGATCTAGCTGTTCATGTGGCCCAAACAGGGCATAGAATCAGCCTGAATCCTGATGATGCACTCTTGGAAATTCAACAATTCGATAAGGAATGGCAACAAGTGTTAGAAATGATCGAAACATATTCTCAAGAACAACCGAATTATGTATCCTATCTAGAGTTGTTAAAAACAAGTAATCTGAAGTGA